One genomic region from Procambarus clarkii isolate CNS0578487 chromosome 85, FALCON_Pclarkii_2.0, whole genome shotgun sequence encodes:
- the LOC123746662 gene encoding uncharacterized protein, producing MPYPPHWLGYHTKRPTPRKPPTDIPSLMPYPPHWLGYHTKRPTPRKPPTDIPSLMPYPPHWLGYHAKRPTPRKPPTDIPTLMPYPPHWLGYHAKRPTPRKPPTDIPSLMPYPPHWLGYHAKRPTPRKPPTDIPSLMPYPPHWLGYHTKRPTPRKPPTDIPSLMPYPPHWLGYHAKRPTPQKPPTDIPSLMPYPPHWLGYHAKRPTPQKPPTDIPSLMPYPPHWLGYHAKRPTPRKPPTDIPSLMPYPPHWLGYHAKRPTPRKPPTDIPTLMPYPPHWLGYHAKRPTPRKPPTDIPSLMPHHPPSKPVLVPESPRELVRAANPQERCITARGKGRSRQPWRHDSVCYKGYDRCVSAWRHLLFRNL from the exons ATGCCATATCCTCCACACTGGCTAGGCTACCACACTAAACGACCAACGCCACGGAAGCCACCTACAGATATACCAAGCCTAATgccatatccaccacactggcTAGGCTACCACACTAAACGACCAACGCCACGGAAGCCACCTACAGATATACCAAGCCTAATGCCATATCCTCCACACTGGCTAGGCTACCACGCTAAACGACCAACGCCACGGAAGCCACCTACAGATATACCTACCCTAATGCCATATCCTCCACACTGGCTAGGCTACCACGCTAAACGACCAACGCCACGGAAGCCACCTACAGATATACCTAGCCTAATGCCATATCCTCCACACTGGCTAGGCTACCATGCTAAACGACCAACGCCACGGAAGCCACCTACAGATATACCAAGCCTAATGCCATATCCTCCACACTGGCTAGGCTACCACACTAAACGACCAACGCCACGGAAGCCACCTACAGATATACCTAGCCTAATGCCATATCCTCCACACTGGCTAGGCTACCACGCTAAACGACCAACGCCACAGAAGCCACCTACAGATATACCTAGCCTAATGCCATATCCTCCACACTGGCTAGGCTACCACGCTAAACGACCAACGCCACAGAAGCCACCTACAGATATACCTAGCCTAATGCCATATCCTCCACACTGGCTAGGCTACCACGCTAAACGACCAACGCCACGGAAGCCACCTACAGATATACCTAGCCTAATGCCATATCCTCCACACTGGCTAGGCTACCACGCTAAACGACCAACGCCACGGAAGCCACCTACAGATATACCTACCCTAATGCCATATCCTCCACACTGGCTAGGCTACCACGCTAAACGACCAACGCCACGGAAGCCACCTACAGATATACCTAgcctaatgccacatcacccaccCTCCAAGCCTGTCTTGGTCCCGGAAAGTCCACGTGAGCTGGTCAGAGCTGCCAACCCTCAGGAGAGGTGCATCACAGCACGGGGCAAAGGACGGTCTCGACAACCTTGGCGTCACGATTCTGTGTGTTATAAAGGCTATGATAGATGTGTTTCTgcg TGGCGACATTTGCTCTTCAGGAACCTGTAA